In Sphaerospermopsis torques-reginae ITEP-024, the genomic window ACGTCGTCAGGTAATGTATGACAGACTCAATGCTATTCCGGGGTTAAGTTGTCCTAAACCCGATGGTGCTTTTTACCTGTTCCCTGATATCAGCAAAACCGGTTTGAAGTCTTTGGAATTTTGCAACGCTTTGTTAGAAGAATTGCAAGTTGCTGTTATTCCCGGTGTGGCTTTCGGTGCTGATGATAACATTCGCCTTTCCTACGCTACGGATATGGCAACCATTGAAAAGGGGATGGATCGGTTAGAGAAGTTTGTGCGATCAAAGATATGAGGTGACAGGTGACAGGTGACAGTTAAGAGGGAATAGGGAATAGGTGACAATGAGAAGGGTATAGTAGGGGAAAAATAAATTATTGCTCCTGTAACTCCCAAACTCTTGTCAGGTTTTAGCATTGCTAAACCCCTACTCAACTCCTTCTGTCATTCTGTCACCTGTCACCTATTCACTGTCACCTGTCACCTGTTCCCTGTCACCTATAAAATGTCATATTTTTGACATTGGGCTATGAGTTTGGCTTTGATGAGCGATCGCACGTTTTCCGGTGAAACTATTTCACAGTTTTCTCCATAACGCAACACTTCCCGCACCAACCAAAAAGGGTTTGACACTTTTCTCACCACTTGACACACATCTCCTACAACTTCGTTACTGATATCATTGGGTTTTGCTTCATAAGCTTTTACCATTCCACCATAAAAGTGTAAGTGTACTTTTAGGGTATCTAGCCCTTCATGCCGCCATTGTCCGTTTACTGGGACAACACCTTTGATTCTATCCAGACGTAAACAACGGTTGTGTATTAGTTCTGGAAAGTCAGGTTTGACAATATCTTGAGTTTCATCACACCAAATATTTAAGTAAAAACGCTTCTCTTCAAAAGCTATTTCTGCATAACGCACTGTAAATGACACATCCTGTCCTTGAGAATTGGTATAGAGTAAGTGAAATGGTTGTTGATTTTGGCGAAATTGATCGGCAAGTATGCGCCATGCTTCCGTCGGTTGACTGACTTGTTGAAGTAGTAATTGACGCATCGGTAGTTCAAGTTGTCCGCGTTCTAGTAACAAACTAGAGACAGTTTGCGCTTGTTCAATAAAACCGGAATCCTTGAGTATTCCTATAGCTTGCTGGAGTGCGGTTACTTGTGTGGAGTTGAGGGTGAAAGGTTCACCGACTTCAAACTCTTTTTGGGCGATCGCTACCAGTAATCCAGAGATACTGGGAGACTTCCCCCAGAAGATCCGCAATTTGCGGGCGATTTCTTCTAGTTGTTCCTTTGTCCCAGCCGGAATTGACAGTGTAATTGTTTCTTTTTTCCTATTCATCTAAAAAGTGTAACTACATTATTGACATATTGCTTATTTACAGTTATTGTATCTGTATACCAGGTGAATAGATAAATAAAATGAGGAAAAAACAAGGTTACTCCCTATGCAGATACAAAAAAAGCCAGAGTCTAGCTCTGGCCTACAAGCCCTCATAGGGATTAATGAGTGTATTAAAGCCTTGATCACATCTTTTCTATAATTTCAATCCCTGATAGGGATTAGGATTTAGTTTCAAGGCTTCTCTAGTATACATCGTGGGGAAAGCTAATGGAATATTTTTTTATTTTGCACTCACTTCTTTACTATAGACAAAAAAATAAGTGCTATATTAAGGAGAACCAGAAGAAAGTCATTCTAGTTCACCTATCAGAGTCGCACCTATAGGTTAGCACGGGCATGGCTTCTTGGGCGCAAATCTATTGAGGTAATCTCTAAAGCTTCTCTAGTAGCCATCTTGGGGAAAGAGAATGGAAAATTTTTTATTTTGCCTTCACATCTTTACTATAGACCAAAAAATAAATGCTATCTTAGAGAAGAAACAGAAAGTCATTCTAGTTTACCTATCAGAGTCGCACCTGGTTGGCACTGGTATGGCTTGTCTGGTTGTAAATTTGGAGAAATAACCATGACTTTTAGCGAGATTGCTGCACTTGAAGAGCGAAGAGATTGGCACACCAGTCAAATCAGTATGATTGACAATAAACTACGAGAATATTACTACTCAAATATTGTCAATGAAGAAGGTGATGTTATTTCGTATGCTGACTACTTTGATCAGTATCAAGGTGAACTGATGAGACATTAATAATCATTTCACAAGCTATAGCTTAAAAAGCATTTATGACATATTGGGGGTAATTTATCTTACTCCCATTTATGGAAAATAGGAGTTATTGAGGTCAAAAACTATGATCGATAATTTACTTTCTCGAATTTCCAATGAAAAACTGACACCATTGGTGGCAGAAATTGGTTAGATTCATAATTTAGTCATTTTATAAAAGTGTAACAATGGCAGATGGAGATGATCAAATGCAAAACAATACTCCCACAATTACAGAAATTCAAGAATTATCCTCACAAATTCCTGAGAGAATACCTTATTTAAAAATGTTAGCTTTATTTGGTTCTAGAGCAACTGGTAAAACTAAAGCTAATAGTGACTGGGATTTTGCGGTTTTATGTGATGAAGAAAAACGTCATAATTACATAGCAAATAATATTGGTCGTTTATTTGAATTGCCAATAGTGATTGGTGAAGTTTTGCACATAAATCCTGACATTATAGATATTGTAGAACTAAATCAATGTTCTTGGTTAATTGCTCATTTTGTGGCACGGGATGGAATTGTGTTATATGAAAAAATACCTGGAGAATTTAACAATTTTCGAGTAAATTCATTAAAACCTAAATCAGAGTTAAGAAAATTTCGCCAAGAACAACACCGAATTATTGAACAAGAGTTAAATAAGTGGGGAGCATGAGTAATATAGATTCTGAAATAGTTTTATCAAGACTAAGGTTAATTACCAAATATTACAATACCTTAGAAGAATTTCGTTCTCTGAGTCT contains:
- a CDS encoding helix-turn-helix transcriptional regulator, whose translation is MNRKKETITLSIPAGTKEQLEEIARKLRIFWGKSPSISGLLVAIAQKEFEVGEPFTLNSTQVTALQQAIGILKDSGFIEQAQTVSSLLLERGQLELPMRQLLLQQVSQPTEAWRILADQFRQNQQPFHLLYTNSQGQDVSFTVRYAEIAFEEKRFYLNIWCDETQDIVKPDFPELIHNRCLRLDRIKGVVPVNGQWRHEGLDTLKVHLHFYGGMVKAYEAKPNDISNEVVGDVCQVVRKVSNPFWLVREVLRYGENCEIVSPENVRSLIKAKLIAQCQKYDIL
- the mntA gene encoding type VII toxin-antitoxin system MntA family adenylyltransferase antitoxin → MADGDDQMQNNTPTITEIQELSSQIPERIPYLKMLALFGSRATGKTKANSDWDFAVLCDEEKRHNYIANNIGRLFELPIVIGEVLHINPDIIDIVELNQCSWLIAHFVARDGIVLYEKIPGEFNNFRVNSLKPKSELRKFRQEQHRIIEQELNKWGA